Part of the Corynebacterium efficiens YS-314 genome is shown below.
CGGGTATCGTCCGTGGCCCGCGTCTGGTGCCGGGCGCACCGGTGTCCGATGGTGCCTTCCGTCTGCTGGCCGATCACGGTGGTGTGCCGGGTGCCCGGTTCTGGCAGGCCCGCGAGGCCGAGACCGGCCGCGAGGTGGCACTGATCTTCGTCGACACCTCCGGCAACGCCCCCTACGCACCGTTGACACCTGCGGCCGCCGCCGGTGTGGCCTATGAGGTGCAGCGTCGCACTAAGAAACTCGCCGCCCTGAACAGCCCGGCGATCGCGCCGAATATCCGCACCCGCGCCTACCGCAACGGCTGCCTAATCGTCGCCGACTGGATCCCGGGCAGCTCCCTGGCCCGGGTCGCCGAGGACGGCGCCGACCCCCGCGCCGCCTCCTACGCCATGGCGGACCTCACCGACGCGATGGCCGACGCCCATGCCGCCGGCATCCCCCTCGGCCTGGACAACAAGTCCCGCATCCGCATCAACACCGACGGGCATGCCGTCCTGGCGTTCCCGGCGGTGCTGCCCGAGGCCAGCCGCGAACGCGATGTCGCCTCCCTCGCCGCCGCGCTCGATATGCTTATCGACGCCTCCTCCGCACCCGCCGACGTCACGGTGCTGTGTTCCGAGGCGCGCGCCTACAACGCCAAAACCGACGACACCTCCGATGAGACCGTCGATCCGGAGACCCTGCACGGCCTGGCCGACGCCCTGCGTGCCTGCGGGCTGCACACCGGGGATGAGGAACCCGCACAGCTGCAGGTGGACACCGAACGCACCCCGCGCCCGACCAGGCGCTCCGGTTTCGGTGCACCGGAGTACTCGGTGAAGATGATGGCCCTGATCGCCCTCGTGGTGTTCCTGCTGGTGTCCATGGTGGCCGTGGTGACCGCCTTCCTCACCAGTCTGATCAGTGCCGACAATGAGGAATCCCCGCTCGCCTCCGCCGACACAGTGGTGACCTCCCCGGCCGGGTCGGGTGACACCGAGGACACCGACATCGCCGAACCCGTTGGCCCACCGCTGTACCGCTCCCTCTCCTCCGCCCATGAGTGGGATGAGGGCAGGCGCGACGAGGTGGATACGGTGACCGACGGGGACACCTCCACCGCCTGGACCTCCACCGGTTCCGAGGGGCTGCTGATCACACTGGAGGATCCCACCCAGCTCGCGCATGTGATCCTCACCCCGGGTACCGGCGCCGACTCAAGCGTCACCTCCACCGTGAAGCTGTTCGCCTTCACCACCGACGCGCCCCGCTCCCTGTCCAGCGGCATTGAGATCGGGGAGATCATCTTCGCCTCCCGCAGCATCACCCACACCATCGAGCAGCCCGACAACCTGCCCGCCAATGTGGAATCCGTGGTGATCTGGGTGGAGGAGGTCACCTCCACCGACACCTCGGAGGATGATCCGGTCATGCAGATCGCCGAGGTGGAGATGGTGGGCTGGTAACCCCTCCATAGGCGATTCCCGTCACCGCGGGTCACCCCGGGCATGTGCCCACGGGTGGCCCGCGGTGTCCGTTTGATCGGGTGGGAGATCGCATCAGTGGACAACCCCCTACCAAAGAGCTGAAACCCAACTGTGTAGATGCTGAGTTACCTCCCTGCAATTCAACATAGAAGACATGCTCACCGGGGTGGGCAGGGTCTTATATGCCATATCACCTTTGACAGAGTGTCAGCTCACCACCGGCATCACATTTGACATCACTGCCCACTGGAATGGGAATCCCGCGTGCCACGGGGCAGGGCGACCCACATACTGGGGGCACCAGATAGCGGCGGAGGGGGCACCGGGGAGTGTTCCACTGAGCGGGGGAAAGCAGTGACAGTCACACCGGAGGCCACCACCATCAACCACCCACCGGGTGATGACCCCACCGACGCGGAACTGGTGGCCACCTACATCGGGGGAGATGCCCGGGCGTTTGCCACCATCATCACCCGCCATGAACGACACCTGAAATGGGCGGCACGCAGATACAGCCGCAACGAGGACGACGCCCACGACATCCTCCAGGAGGCACTCCTCAAAGCCAGCCGCAACATGCACCTCTACCGCGCGGAGGCAGCCCTGTCGACCTGGCTTCACAAACTCGTTCTCAACTCCGGTTTCGACTGGGCCAAACACCGCACCCGCAGGGAACTGGCCATCCTCGACGACACCGAGACCACACCCGCGGAGGATCCCCGCCTGACCGTCGACCCCCTGGGTTACCTCGATGTGGCCCTGACCATCCGCCAGGCCATGGACCAGCTCCACGTCGACCAGCGCAACGCCCTGCTCCTGGTGGACCTCGGCGGATACGGCATCGAGGATGTGGCGCGGCTCGAGGGGGTGAAACCCGGAACGATCAAGTCCCGTCGGGCCCGGGCCAAACGACAGCTGCGGGGACTGCTGCAGGCGGATTTCTTCGCCGGAGGGACGACAGACCCGGTCATAGAGGAGGGCGGGGGAATTTCCCCCACCGGTGCAGGCGTTGTGAAGTAGTGAACACCACGGTCATCCTGTGATATTGGAACAATCAGGAACCTTTATCCGGGGCAGATGCGTTGAATGAGAAGCAGTGTCCAAATAGGGAGACCGTTCCCGGGCACCTACACTTCATGATGATGTGCTAACGCACCCAGCACACACCCGGTGGGGTCGCCACCGTGGGAAGAACAACCGCGTAGAAGGAAACCAGGAAGTCCATGTCTGAAGAACAGTCCAAGATCCACGACGTCGCCATCATCGGCTCCGGCCCCGCCGGATACACCGCGGCCATCTACGCCGCGCGTGCCGATCTCAAGCCGATCATGTTCGAGGGTTATGAATACGGCGGTTCCCTCATGACAACCACCGATGTGGAGAACTTCCCCGGTTTCCAGGACGGCATCATGGGCCCGGAGCTCATGGAGAACATGCGCGCCCAGGCCGAACGCTTCGGCACCGATCTGCGCATGGAACTCGTGGACCGCGTTGACCTCACCGGTGACATCAAGAAGATCTGGGTCGGTGATGATGAGTACCAGGCACGCGCCGTCATCCTCTCCATGGGTTCCGCACCCCGCTACCTGGGAATACCGGGTGAGAAGGAGCTGCTCGGCCGTGGCGTCTCCGCCTGCGCGACCTGCGACGGCTTCTTCTTCCGTGACCAGGACATCGCCGTCATCGGTGGCGGCGACTCCGCCATGGAGGAGGCCACCTTCCTGACCAAGTTCGCCCGCTCGGTCACCATCGTGCACCGCCGTGAGGAGTTCCGCGCCAGCGCCATCATGCTGGAGCGCGCGCAGAAGAATGAGAAGATCCGGTTTGTCACCAACAAGACCGTCGAAGAAGTCATCGAGAACGACGGCAAGGTTGCCGGCCTGAAGCTGAAGGACACCGTCACCGGTGAGCTGTCCGATCTGGATGTCACCGCCATGTTCGTGGCCATCGGCCACGATCCGCGCTCCGAGATGCTCGTGGGCCAGGTGGAGCTGGACTCCTCCAACTACGTGGTGGCCGAGCACCCCTCCACCCGCACCAACGTCCCCGGCGTCTTCGCCGCAGGTGACCTGGTGGACAGCCACTACCAGCAGGCCATCACCGCCGCCGGTTCCGGTTGCCGCGCCGCCATCGACGCGGAGAACTACCTGGCCAACCAGATATAAGATATTATTAATACCAGCAGTTTTAGACGTGGGTCGAAACGTATCCGAGTTGTTGTCGTTTCGTGGCCAAGCAGATCGGCCCCCGCACCCCAGAACAATTAGCCTTGGTGAATGCGTCGAAAAGCACCGTCTGAGCACGGGGAACGGCACACCATGGTCGTGATACTCCCCGCGTCGGCACGCCCCTGTCCGGGTGTTTTCGCCACCACCATCAGTTAAAAGGAACAACCATGAGCAATGTAATCGCAGTAACCGAACAGACCTTCAAATCCACCGTCGTCGAGTCCGACAAGCCGGTCCTCGTCGACTTCTGGGCGGAGTGGTGTGGGCCCTGCAAGAAGCTGAGCCCCATCATTGAGGAGATCGCCGGTGAATACGGGGACAAAATCGTTGTGGCCAGCGTCGATGTCGATGCTGAGCGCACCCTGGGTGCAATGTTTCAGATCATGTCCATCCCATCTGTGCTGATCTTCAAGGGTGGCCAGAAGGTGGACGAATTCGTGGGTCTGCGCCCCAAGACCGAGATCGTGGCAAAGCTGGAACAGCACCTCTAACTGATAGTCTATTAGTAAGAATTCAGAAATAGATTCGACGAACCAGTGAACATCCGGAAGCACCAATGGGGTGCGGTGTGAACAGCGAGAGGACCAGGGTGTCAGACGTCTTGAGGGTTGGTGATCGCAG
Proteins encoded:
- a CDS encoding sigma-70 family RNA polymerase sigma factor → MTVTPEATTINHPPGDDPTDAELVATYIGGDARAFATIITRHERHLKWAARRYSRNEDDAHDILQEALLKASRNMHLYRAEAALSTWLHKLVLNSGFDWAKHRTRRELAILDDTETTPAEDPRLTVDPLGYLDVALTIRQAMDQLHVDQRNALLLVDLGGYGIEDVARLEGVKPGTIKSRRARAKRQLRGLLQADFFAGGTTDPVIEEGGGISPTGAGVVK
- the trxA gene encoding thioredoxin; amino-acid sequence: MSNVIAVTEQTFKSTVVESDKPVLVDFWAEWCGPCKKLSPIIEEIAGEYGDKIVVASVDVDAERTLGAMFQIMSIPSVLIFKGGQKVDEFVGLRPKTEIVAKLEQHL
- the trxB gene encoding thioredoxin-disulfide reductase, coding for MSEEQSKIHDVAIIGSGPAGYTAAIYAARADLKPIMFEGYEYGGSLMTTTDVENFPGFQDGIMGPELMENMRAQAERFGTDLRMELVDRVDLTGDIKKIWVGDDEYQARAVILSMGSAPRYLGIPGEKELLGRGVSACATCDGFFFRDQDIAVIGGGDSAMEEATFLTKFARSVTIVHRREEFRASAIMLERAQKNEKIRFVTNKTVEEVIENDGKVAGLKLKDTVTGELSDLDVTAMFVAIGHDPRSEMLVGQVELDSSNYVVAEHPSTRTNVPGVFAAGDLVDSHYQQAITAAGSGCRAAIDAENYLANQI